A genomic window from Triplophysa dalaica isolate WHDGS20190420 chromosome 24, ASM1584641v1, whole genome shotgun sequence includes:
- the e2f4 gene encoding transcription factor E2F4, which yields MDLETGRNELGAMGDALQPQTPSRHEKSLGLLTTKFVTLLQEAKDGVLDLKAAADTLAVRQKRRIYDITNVLEGIGLIEKKSKNSIQWKGVGPGCNTREIADKLIDLKLELEDLDRREHELDQQRDWVQQSIKNVTDDSLNSPLAFVTHQDLCNCFKGDTLLAIRAPSGTQLEVPVPESHVNGQKKYQIHLKSSAGPIEVLLVNKDPSSSSPVVLPVPPPDDMLQSLSTPGSATSATDACTKPAAKSTASSVSTCQSPSTTTTVPPSTTTASTAATEINVDISSNSTSDTTANQTSSVDTQQLQSSASLDSSSSLPDSSTLFEPIKTDASDLLDFPKELSEMFDPKEIMSTDLLEELMSSEVFSPLLRLSPPPGDHDYIYNLDETEGLCDLFDVPIANL from the exons ATGGATTTAGAAACCGGAAGAAACGAACTGGGGGCAATGGGGGACGCGCTACAACCGCAGACCCCAAGCCGACACGAGAAAAGTCTCGGGCTCCTCACCACCAAATTTGTGACTCTTCTTCAGGAAGCAAAGGACGGTGTCCTGGACCTTAAAGCT GCTGCAGATACTTTGGCTGTGAGGCAGAAACGGCGCATTTACGACATCACAAATGTTTTGGAAGGTATTGGACTTATTGAGAAGAAATCCAAAAACAGCATCCAGTGGAA ggGTGTTGGTCCGGGTTGCAATACGCGAGAAATTGCAGACAAGCTAATAGATCTCAAATTGGAATTGGAGGATCTTGACCGGAGGGAGCATGAACTTGACCAGCAGAGAGATTGGGTTCAACAGAGCATCAAAAATGTGACTGACGACTCGCTTAATAGCC CTCTGGCGTTTGTAACACATCAAGACCTCTGCAATTGCTTCAAAG GTGACACTCTCCTTGCTATCAGAGCTCCCTCAGGGACACAGCTAGAAGTTCCAGTGCCTGAATCT catgTGAATGGACAGAAGAAATATCAGATTCATCTGAAGAGTTCTGCAGGGCCTATCGAGGTCCTCCTGGTGAATAAAGACCCCTCTAGCTCCTCCCCGGTTGTGCTGCCGGTCCCCCCGCCAGACGACATGCTTCAAAGCCTCTCCACCCCAGGTTCAGCTACCTCTGCTACTGATGCCTGCACCAAACCAGCAGCCAAGAGCACGGCATCTTCCGTATCAACCTGTCAGAGTCCCTCCACCACCACCACCGTCCCTCCAAGCACAACCACTGCCTCTACTGCAGCCACAG AAATCAATGTAGACATTTCAAGCAACTCCACTTCAGATACAACGGCCAATCAGACTTCTTCAGTAGACACCCAGCAGCTGCAGTCATCTGCCTCATTGGACAGCAGCTCTTCACTTCCTGATTCCTCAACTCTATTTGAACCAATTAAAACCGACGCTTCAGATt TGCTGGACTTCCCCAAAGAGCTTTCAGAAATGTTTGATCCTAAAG AAATCATGAGTACAGATTTGCTTGAAGAGCTGATGTCATCAGAAG TTTTCTCTCCGCTACTTCGTCTGTCTCCACCTCCGGGTGATCATGACTACATCTATAACCTGGATGAGACCGAGGGCCTCTGTGACCTTTTTGACGTTCCAATTGCCAACCTTTGA